The nucleotide sequence CAACTTGTCAAGTCTGGCATGAAGCTCGACAGTGTCATCTGGACTGAGCGTGTGTCGGCGCTTATTGAGCTCGGTCAGCATCGCAAGGGTCTACAGGCACTCGCGGAGATGGTAGAAAACTGGCAACGTGCAGTTAAGAAAGGAAAACAGTCTCAAGCTGTTGAGCCTACTATCGAAGCCGTTAACGCTGCCTTCAAGAGTCTGTTAAATACAGACCCCAAGGCCGCACACGATCTGCTGGCGTGGGCTGGAAGACAGGGTCTCGCTCCAAACACTCGCAcctacaacatcatcatccgtGAGACGATTCGCATGGGCCATCACAAGAACCTTGGCGAGCTCTTACAGTCTATGCAGAAGGAGGGCATCGAACCTGACTCTGCTACCTTTACCATTCTACTCGAGTCTCTTATTGGGCGTATGGATGATGCCAGTGCTGAGGAGCAAGTTGTTGCTATCAAAGAAGTCTTCAATCATATTGAACAAGCTGAACTCAAGCCTAATCTCGAGACATATGGCAAGATGCTTTACGCTCTTGATGGTCTTCCCAACTGCTCCGACGATGTTGTTGCTGCCCTGCAGCAACATATGCGCGACAATGGCTTTGGTCCTGTTCTAACACCTCACATGATCACTATTCTGGTTGAGCGCGCGCTTCGTCATGATCCTCCGGATATCAACAAGATCCGCACTCTGCTCAAGGACAACAATCTAACAAAGGTGTCCAGCGGCGACCAGACCCTGTGGGAGCGGGTCATGACCGCCCATGCCATCGGCGGTGATGTTCGAGAAGCCATGTCTATCTTTGATGATCTCGCCGATGCTGGCCGCCCTGCCACATCGCTCTCGTGTCTTAAGGATTTGATGCAAGCGCTTCTGGAAAATGAAGACATGGAGTCGGCCAAGAGAGTCGTGAATGTTGTTCTCAAGTATAAGCTTCATGATAGGGAGAGCAAGAGTGCGAATGAGAGATACTGGAGACATCATTTCTGGTTTCTGGCTCAGAGTAATGGTTTAATAGACAGCCAGAAGTTGAGGCAGTATGCGCGTTAATAGAGAAAACAAGGAGGGATGatgggatgagatgattgtACCACTAGTCAAGGGTTAGACATGTACTAGAGGTGTATACCTCGCTGAATAGATGCTGTGCTGATCATGCCTTTAAGCATCTGTTTTGTATATTGATTGACAAAAGTTTTCATCGCCAAGACTATGATATAGACCGTTTTCTTCGTTCGCCCAACGCCATTTAAATTCAACTCAAGTTGACATATCAAAGATTCAGTTCTCGACTTATGACTGATCCATCGGGTCTCCATCACCAGAAGCTTTGTCTGCCGTCGTTGACTTCTGCCCGAGCATAGCAGCCACTTGCTCCAACCCCTCAACATCGCTTCTTGTGATTTTGCGTCCTTCTCCCTGCCACTCACCATCACGTACCTCGCCCTGATCTCCCAGCTCCAGACCTCTAGCTGACTCGAGATATTTCCGCGAAGCACCCTCGACGTATTCCACACGCTCGCGTCTCCATGTACGTGAGCTACTCGAGGCATCCTCCATTGAGGTGTCTGCGTCTGTCGGTCCAAGGTCTGGAAGCAATGTGCGTAGTGATGTTGATAGTGCGCGGAGGGCTTGTAATTGTGAGAGGGTGAATTCGGTTGTCGTCGCGATGGGTTTATCGGCTCCAGCGGCCTCAAGACTTGCTTTGTCGCGCAGGAATCCAAAGGCTGAACCGTCTGGTGCTTGAGCCTGTCCCTCTTCTGCTTTTACATTGCCAGGCACAACACCCAGCACAGACCTCAATTTACCAAGCAGCGCATCGTTTCGGGCTCTCTCAGACTCGAGTGCTGTGTGCAGTCGCTGGCTAGCATGTAGCCTCCTTCGCAGCGCAGTCACAGACTCTGTCGTTGGCCGATCCGAACCTTCTGACCCAGAGAAATCCAAGCCCTCGTAGTGCGCCAGACGCATGTACGGTTGATCATCTGGTCGCACAGTTAGGATATTGCGCATCGTGTATAGCTCGAATAAATCAAAGTTCTTGTCGATGGACGCGTTGAGAAGAGTCTCGAGCTGGTGTGTGCCATGTTCAATCTCTAGCTTGGCTGCCTCGTCGGGCGGTAGAGCTGGCGTTCCGTCTTTCGAGGCATGTTTGTTGGAGAAGCCTAATGATTGCGGAGGaatggagagaagaagacgtTCGACTGAATCGAGGGCACGGTCGGCGAGGACATTGacagtgttgatgatgtcgtcgaGGAGGGACTTGTAGGCGTTAGTGCTTGTTTTTTGATATTGTAATATTACCAGTATCAACTTACAACTGGAGGGTACCCAAAATGCTCTGTTAAGAGTTCATAGTCTGAGTTTTGTTGCGATGCCATTTTGATTTGTCGCTATGTGTATCCGTACAAAGTTGAAGTGTTGAAGTGGTTTAATAAATGATTAGACGCGTAAATGGAAGAAACGCGTCTAAGAAATGCTCAATTACTGCGCCAGTAATTAATTGCCTGCTAAAATGCTATCTCGTCCTctgtaaaataaaaaatgcCAAATGAACTGAAGCAGTGATCTTGTGTACTATTCCTATAAATTAATTGAAATGATGGGCTATAAACTCATGGACTCTCTATCCCATCATGAGAAGTCAAGTCCAAAGAATTGACACCTAAATCGCAAGGCGTCAGCACTGAATCTCAGCTGTCAAAGAAGACAACCCCGCGAAcattaaggtaggtaggtacctaggtagatagATTGTGGCTTGACTGACTGACGGATCTTCAGTGGCTCGGCAGAACTGTACGTCACTCTCCCGTGCTCAGTGGATTTGGGCCCAACCCAAATGTAACTGGAACTGCGGGTAACTAATGTAAACCTTGAGCAGCTCGTCTATCccaacctcacctcacctcacctcacctcactcCTTCATTCCTATAGCAATCCGATACCTACAAGTCTTCTCTTCGCCATGTCCAAATACAAGGATA is from Fusarium musae strain F31 chromosome 4, whole genome shotgun sequence and encodes:
- a CDS encoding hypothetical protein (BUSCO:EOG09264DY4~EggNog:ENOG41) — translated: MASQQNSDYELLTEHFGYPPVSLLDDIINTVNVLADRALDSVERLLLSIPPQSLGFSNKHASKDGTPALPPDEAAKLEIEHGTHQLETLLNASIDKNFDLFELYTMRNILTVRPDDQPYMRLAHYEGLDFSGSEGSDRPTTESVTALRRRLHASQRLHTALESERARNDALLGKLRSVLGVVPGNVKAEEGQAQAPDGSAFGFLRDKASLEAAGADKPIATTTEFTLSQLQALRALSTSLRTLLPDLGPTDADTSMEDASSSSRTWRRERVEYVEGASRKYLESARGLELGDQGEVRDGEWQGEGRKITRSDVEGLEQVAAMLGQKSTTADKASGDGDPMDQS